A window of Pan paniscus chromosome 16, NHGRI_mPanPan1-v2.0_pri, whole genome shotgun sequence genomic DNA:
GAAGGGAGCCCCCTGAGGGAAAAGTTGCTATGGTGAGAGTATGGGGGGCATCAGGCCTCCTCCAAACAAACCAACTCCACCAGCCTCTGGCTCTTAAATAACAATCATCATCATCCAGAAATTTAGGGACTCAGCCCTGGTCAAGGTGGCAAAGGGTCTGTTTGTCTTTCCCCACTAGACAGAGGTCTTGTCCTGCTACCCTAATTGTAAAGGGGTGCCTGGGAAGGGGTGGTAGGGACATGGTGGTGGTGGAGACTCCAGCCCCACTTCTCCAGGCTTTGCTGACAGGGgcctgcttttaatttttgtttttattccatgacttttaaaaaaaaaatcccataacttctttttcataactttttttgtaacttttcataatactgttttctacttttttcccaCAAGTTTTTTTGCCACAacgtttttacattttttatcccATAACTTTTTCACCCCATAACTTTTTTAATcccataatttttaaatcttgtgTTCTTTTAAGAAACACTTGCATAGTTATATTACAACTTTGTAAAAATGAAACACATTATCTCATGCCAAGCATGCCCAGCATTTGCACAGTATCAATACCTTTAATACTATAGTTTTCAAGAAACGCAAAATAAAGTTTTAAGGCAAAAACAACACATTGAAACAACttaataatttattacattacAGTGGCATCACACCAGCAGTCAATAAGGCCACTCTAGGGAAAAATCTTTCAGTATTTCCATGACACATTCTGTTTACAATAATTCATAAACTGGTAAAATTCATTCTAAGAAAACTTGGCAAATAAAACTTTGGACTGGAATTGgcatttctttctctgcttttcgttcccaccatttctttcttttataatacagtattcatattttaaaatgttttaaattatttcagaacaTTGATAGcagttacatttttttaatagttatattattttaaaatgactctTTAAGATAAAGTTTTAGAGAAACTATATTATGGATAGGGctgatttacattttcaaattttctaaaatcagCTTTGGTTTTAgagctgatttttgttttcatttctggaaaattATCAGGTTGaatcaaatacttttaaaatgattattatatATTGCCATCTTTAAATAGGTGTTTTGATTCTTcctacagaaattaaaatgtattcagtggaactcacattttaaaattctatgtttCTGATGAACTCTAACATTCCAATGTTGCCTTCTAAGCAAACTGAAAGCTGCCTTATACTGAATGAGGAAGAGCACAAACGCTCGGCTGAATGAGGTATCGCAAAAGACTGCATGCACTTTGGAGAAAGACTTAAGTTATTGTCGTacaatttccattctttttagctttttcttaaatatatgacAAATACCTACACAAAGAGTGGTATTTCAGTCAATATAGTAAATTCATTTTCCAGACTGACCTTCAGCTTAAATATGCCAGTGTGTGATTTAATCCATAGGCACCTCATGAACACATTATTGTCAGATTGGTTACAGATGCTAAATGCTATCCGAAGGTCATTCCTAGTCACTGATATTTATCACGGTAAAAGTGAAGTGATTTCAACGATAAAAGtacctttgaaataatttatcaatgtattagataaacccagtttcagaatgataaaagaaaaaacgtTAGACCAAATAATGTGGCTGATTAACAGTGGTCCGATTTCTAGCCCGAGGGTTTAAAATGCTCTTAAAGTAACTGTCTTTAAACTGAACTCAAAGAATGCAAAAGCGGcaagttcagaaaataaaaggtgAGAACAGGACTTTAAGTGCATTTTAAACCCACGGGCTAGAAATCGTACCACTGTTAATTAGCCGCATTATTTGgtctaacattttttctttatcattctgaAACTGGGTTTATCTAATATACTGATACATTCATAAAATTTGGAAGAGTCAGTTGAAGTCACAAGGACCGAATATTTGCACTCTTTCAGTGAATGCCAGCAAATCTGTTATTCCATCGGTAAAATCGTATTGTTGCTCTCCTGTTAATGTCATATTTATAGAAGTATCATGAGGATGCCAAATGCTAAAAATGGAGATGATCTAGTAACTAGAAATCCCCACCGCAGGGAGCACACATACCTATCTCCCTGCATCCTAACAATGTGATGTGTTTTGGAACACAGACATTAGAACTTCATGAAGTTTTAACTGTTGAGTCTTTCCCAAGCATCATCAAGTTACGATTTAGGCAATATATAACTAAAGTGCATTCATTCATCATGCATAGGCACAATCACATAAATATTGCACAAAATATGTCCCTAACAGAAACCCAGAGGTACAAAAACATATTTCACTTTgtaaagaagtttgtgagaaaaTATAACTCTGTGATTGTATAGACACGTTTCCTGATAATACATTAACATTCACGAACAGTAGATTGCACTGCAGTTTGTACACATTTTAAGTTTCATAAACTTCTCCTTGATTTTCAAAGATAGTGTAATACCATCTACTAAAACTCCTTTTTGTTTCAACTAAGTATCTCACATATATTAGTTTATAAtaatgtttctattattttttaaagtgttttccattcaaaggaaaagaagtaaatTCCTATGTCAGAATAACCAAGGTGGTTGAAGAATAGGTATTAGCCAAAGAGGTCTAGATGGTAAAATCAATCTTCAAGCCTCAAAGAATCTCCATGAACAGAGAGGAATGCCAGGTGGCACACAGCTTTCCTTCACTCTAATTCATTCTTGACTAGAGCCTGTATGCCTGTTCCAGGGACATTTGAACTCGTAAAGGATTTCTTATGATCTTCACTAAATACATTAAGAAGAATGCCAACCAGTGCCCTTTTGTGTACTCGGGCATGTAGTCATGTGATTAAAACAGGTAACATGAACTCttgactttaaaatgtattgtagATACAAATGCTCTAAGCTAGGAAAGGTTTTCCACATCCACAGTCAACGATGGGAACCTTTCATTCCTCAGAAATAAGCCCTTTTTAGGTCATCGAAAAAGAGTGCAACTGCTGCAGCTCATGATGCAGTATCTTCATGAGCCCAGAGCACATACAAATCCTAAGGGCACCACCATAATACACCGCTAATTCCTGGCACCGGAACAGATGAAACACACTCTATCCTGGACATACCTGCCAGAGGAGGccactttcctcttctgtgagATTTAAAAAGCTCCCCCAAAAGGTTTCACTCCCATCACCAATACACAGAAAATGGAGGAAAGGCTGTTTCCAGTTCTTGGCCTTTAAACAACTCTAAATGTCAGTACTCATAGTGGCATATTACAAAGTAATAAACAGTGCATACTTGGGGGCAAACTACATATTGAGCTAACGAAGAGCTCACTGTGATTAAGATTAAATCAAACAACAGCAGAACATAGGCAAATTTTGTCTGAATTCTGTAGTGAATATACATGCTgcaataacattaaaaaagcaCGGGAGCCTATTCCAAACCAGCGAGAACAGTTTTGGGCAAAGAGTGGGTCTTCGTGTGTTTGAACTCCCACCACGTAAGGGCGAACTCGATATGCATGCTAATGACCTACAattatgaaatgaaaaaagaaaaatgctaaagGATGCCAGAGTGAACATCAGTGAGAGCCACAGAGACCCACTCTCTTTTAACTTCTTACAAATAAActtaaactataaattagaaacacaaataatCATGAGTGACTCTAACATTCAAAGGAAGTAAATGAATTGTGTAGGAGATTAACCCCATAACTTGGTTTCTTAtctaaaaatttcttgagcagctctttgatgatggtgatgtttatCTCCTTCTTCTTGGCAGCCAAGCCCAGCGAAAGAATGGCACACAGCAGTTGCTGCCCAAGCCTGGGTGCTACTGGTGGTCCTGCACGATGGGCTGTGCAGTAGGCTTGTCAAGGAGAGGATCCTCCCTGGCCTCTCCTTGGGCAGAGGAGGTGAGGCTCACCTCACAAAAGATCTTTGGAGAGAGGGAGGCGGGGATCTGAGCACAGTGGGAGCCCCCTCTTCCTGCCTGCCCACCCCGCCTGAGGGCTCTACTCACCACCATGCTTGTCTGCAGCCCCAAGCTCCTGGGGAGCTGGGGCTCCTGGACCGGGCTCATCAGCAGGGTTGTGGGCAGCGGCCAGGAATTTTCTGTGCCCATTGTTGTAGTTGCTGTAAGCCGCAATACCATCTGCTGCAGCTCCAGCAGCTTCACCTGGAGGGAGGGGTGCTCAGCTGCCATGCCGCTGCCTGCGCCCACCCtcacacccacccccacccccacccccacagagatGTTGCACACCCTACCTTCATCTCCTCCCTGAGCTCCAGCCTGATGGTGTCCTCCTCCCAGTGCCGCATCTTTGGCACGGCCCCCTGGTTCTGATAAAACGTGATGGATTTTCCTGCGGGAGGACAGGGCTCAGACGCTGGGGCCCCTCCGACGGTCCTGCAGCTCCCCCTGCCGTGCACTGGCCTCCCACTCACTGATGGCATCTCTCTCGCCAGTGGTGGATGAAGCGAAGTTCTTTTTTCTTGACCAGCTCACTCAGGTCTGCCTTCTCCTCCAGGTGGTCCATAAAGCTGCTCTGGAGCCAAAATATTGCAGTCACATCTCGGCAGCGACCTGCCCTCAGGTGGCATTTTCAAGTCATGGAGAAGGTGGAGGTGAGTCCTGGCATGGGCCAGCTTCTCCATGACTTCCTGCAGGGCCCAGTGGGTCTCCCCACTCACAGACTCGCCCCCAGGCCCTGGGGCTCCAGGGCCTCTGGCTGCCTCTGGCTCCTTCTGGGCTGAGGCCACCGGGTGAGCCAGGCGCTGGCAGCACACCCTCTGCTCTTTCACCTGCTCTTGTAactgtgcctgcttctcctgGGCACTAGCTCCAGCGGACTTGAGAAATGCCACCTGAGGGCAACATGTGACCATTCTTCTAGGGGCATACACAGAAGAAATGGGGCAGAGAGGTGAAGCGCAGCCCCTTCCCTTGGGGCCTCAGAGAGTGCACCTGTTGGCCACAGGTGAAATAGTGTCTGACCACTGGCTCTCGGAAGGGGTGAGGGTCCAGAGAAATCAGAAGGCAGGGAAACGAGGAGCATAAAGGGGTCTTGGAGGGACCACAGAGAAAGGTGGCAAAATGGGTGCAGGGGGAGTCAGGCTCACCATGGCCTCCCTGTTCTCCAGGTCCTCTGGGACACTCGGCATGGGCtgaggtgcctcctccccctcacTGTCCAGATGTTCTCCTCCGTGTCCTGTGGGGGGTGGCCAGAGGGGTCTTCAGACAACCCAACAAGGGAGGTACTGTGGGCCCACCTCTACCTCCACCCTCACTGTGTAACCCTGAGCCAGCCCCTCCCCAGAGAGCAATGAGctgttgttctttatttttacttttaagaatCAAGATCTTGCTATTCCGCCCAGGCACACTCCCACTACTGGTCGATGTGGGAGTTCTGACCTGCTCCCTTTCTGACCTTGGCCAGTTCAGCCATCCTTAGGCAACTTGGTGACCCCCCGCTCACAGGAGGTCACCACACTGATGCCGAACTTAGTGCAGGCACCCGGTCGGCATAATGACCAGCTGTTCTAAAGGTCTCTTCCAACTCCTCAATCCTATGCTGCTAGCAGTCCCCCCTTCCTCCTGgggctctctcctcttcctctgagCGGTCTCCCGTACCTTCCCCAGGGAGAGCCATGAGGCTAGGCTGGGCTGTTAGCTGCTGGTTCTGCTGGCTGGCCGCTTCCAGGCGCTCCTAAGGGGCCAGGAAAGAGTGAGAAGGGATGGAGTTTGCCAGGTCGTCCCCCTCACAGCCCCATCCTCCGCAGCTCTCTCCCCTGGGTCTCCTGCAACTTTTGGCAGGCCATCTCAGGCACTGCTTTGCCCCAAGCTTCCTGCTGCTGCAGCTGGTTCATTAGCTGGGTCTGTTGCAGTCACTGCCTGTACAGCGCCTCCTTCTCACAGGTCAGCTGCTGATAGGCGGCCACCTGCTGCTGATAGGTGGCCATGGACTGCTGCAGGTGACCCAGGTAATGGTCTGGCTGCTGCTGCAGACTCTGAGTCTCTTGGCTCTTCAGCTCCACCTGCAGGAAGACCCTGGGTGTGAGGGCACGTGGTGGCTGGTTTCCAGATTCTGGGCCCATTAATAGGGTAGCGAGGGCACTGTGGGGCTCTGTCAGCTACCCAGGCCCCTGTCCCCTTACTCCAGGCCTAAGTGACTGCCTCCCTTTCCTAGAACCCCatgcctccttccccagcctcaaaTCTCATACCctcttctcatttaatcctcagcacCTCTGTAAGGAAAATGCCAACTTCCCTTTGAAGTTAAAGAAACAGAGACTTAGAGATGCAAAGTACTTGAATGGTGACCAGTGGAACCGAGGCTGGAATCCAGTTTTAATCTAAggagtctttttgttttgttttcagacaagagtgtcactctgtggcccaggctggagtgcagtggtgcaatctcagctcactgcaacctccacctcctgggttgaaacaattctcgtgcctcagcctcccgagtaggtggaattacaggcattcgccacaatgccctgctaatttttttttttttttttaattttagcagagatgaggttttaccacattggccaggctgatctcaaactcccgacctcaagtgattctcctgcctcagcctcccaaagtgctgggattataggcatgagccactgcacctggtatAAGGAGCCTGTTATAGCACTGTCTCTTCCCCTGTGATTGGGGGCTCCATGCCTCTAGCTGGGATGATGATGTCCAGACCTGAGAGGAGCCCAGGGATACCCACCTTTAAAAGTCAGAGGCAGGAAGCAAGAAACAGTCACAGGACTGCCCTGGGGGGTGCTGTGGTCACCAGACCCCAAGCTGGAAGCTGCCTCTggcctggcacctcccctcccAAGAGGCTGCTGCCCGCCTCCCAGCCCTTCTTGGATGGGGTGGAGGTTTCCGTCTCCTTCACCTCACCAAGCTTCTCCTGTAGCTCCTTTACTTGCTGCTCCAACTGCAGTGCGCTCttgttctcattgttctggaCAGAGAGAAGCAATCAGCAGCCACCCACTGCAGCTGGAGACCCCAGAACTTGGTGTCTGCCTCCCATGGCACTGGGAAGGCTGGAGGCAGGTTAGAAAAATCACCCCCTCTCTCCCACAGCCACCTGGCTCACAGGTGCCTTTAGAAGTAACCTTTCACGTGAGGGCTACACTGCCCCATTTTAGAGGTGGGGAAACAAAGGCCCAGAGGGCTAGGGAGGAGGGCAGGCTCCCCACTTGGGGCAACGCACTGGCTCCTCGAAGACGCTCTGTGGCTTGGCCAGCTGCTGAAGCTTCTCGTGCTGCTCCTGAAGCCTCTCCTCCTGCTTCCGAAGCCTGTCTTCCTGCTCCCGAATCCTCTCTTCTTGTCGCCGGTTCAGGAGACTTATGTGCTGATTGTTTTTGACCTGGGCCTGGAGCTCTCCTGCCACTCTCTCTAGTTCCTTCCTCAGGTGCTGCAGCTCCACCTCAGAGGGCACTGCTGGGGGCTCCGGGGGCAAGGGTTCAGCTGAGAAAGGAAGCAGATAATAAGGGCCTCTGGATTCTCGGAAAAGAAAAACCCTCCTCTTGGCGCACAGCTCCTCTCAGGCTCCTCAAACTTGGCCTCACTGCTAATGATTCCTCGCACCCAGATGGTAGCCAGTCTTCCAAAGCACTTTCAGAAAAAGAGCACTGCAGGTGGCTGACAACGGACGGGCCCTCTTTGCTGATGGGGACACTGAGATACTGAGACTCATTGAGATGACAAGACTTGCCGTCTCCTGGCACAGATCTCTTTCCCTCTGCCTCAAagcccttccatccacccacctccctggGGCACTCTAAGCCACCCTCACAGCCCTCTGATGCCAGTCCTGCTCCCAGGTCATGCCAGCCCCATCTTACCCGTCTGGTTTTTGAGTTTGGACAAGCTCCTCTCCAGCTCCTCTACCCGATGCATATAATGCTCCTTCTCTGTCTTCAGTGTGTAAACCTGCCCAAAGCACAGGGGGAAAGGGCCCTGGAGAGAGGGGCTGGTGGCTGGACAGGctgccctctccctctctgcccccacctccacaAAGC
This region includes:
- the LOC117976137 gene encoding golgin subfamily A member 8N isoform X3 is translated as MAEETQHNKLAAAKKKLKEYWQKNSPRVPAGANRNRKTNGSIPETATSGGCQPPGDSPCQERAAVLDSTSVKISRLKNTIKSLKQQKKQVEHQLEEEKKANNERQKAERELEVQIQTLIIQKEELNTDLCHMERSLRYFEEESKDLAVRLQYSLQCKGELERALSAVIATEKKKANQLSSRSKARMEWWLEQSLRDQRLLKAQLTLLKKSFEKVQLQKDEYAASIKGERALWQQRMRKMSQEVYTLKTEKEHYMHRVEELERSLSKLKNQTAEPLPPEPPAVPSEVELQHLRKELERVAGELQAQVKNNQHISLLNRRQEERIREQEDRLRKQEERLQEQHEKLQQLAKPQSVFEEPERLEAASQQNQQLTAQPSLMALPGEGHGGEHLDSEGEEAPQPMPSVPEDLENREAMSSFMDHLEEKADLSELVKKKELRFIHHWRERCHQKIHHVLSEPGGRAKDAALGGGHHQAGAQGGDEGEAAGAAADGIAAYSNYNNGHRKFLAAAHNPADEPGPGAPAPQELGAADKHGDLL
- the LOC117976137 gene encoding golgin subfamily A member 8N isoform X1, producing MSVTTPCTVVGVIKSDDVSVYFVKTVKEDVAVGADGSHEYYCSSFQQLKEYWQKNSPRVPAGANRNRKTNGSIPETATSGGCQPPGDSPCQERAAVLDSTSVKISRLKNTIKSLKQQKKQVEHQLEEEKKANNERQKAERELEVQIQTLIIQKEELNTDLCHMERSLRYFEEESKDLAVRLQYSLQCKGELERALSAVIATEKKKANQLSSRSKARMEWWLEQSLRDQRLLKAQLTLLKKSFEKVQLQKDEYAASIKGERALWQQRMRKMSQEVYTLKTEKEHYMHRVEELERSLSKLKNQTAEPLPPEPPAVPSEVELQHLRKELERVAGELQAQVKNNQHISLLNRRQEERIREQEDRLRKQEERLQEQHEKLQQLAKPQSVFEEPNNENKSALQLEQQVKELQEKLGEERLEAASQQNQQLTAQPSLMALPGEGHGGEHLDSEGEEAPQPMPSVPEDLENREAMSSFMDHLEEKADLSELVKKKELRFIHHWRERCHQKIHHVLSEPGGRAKDAALGGGHHQAGAQGGDEGEAAGAAADGIAAYSNYNNGHRKFLAAAHNPADEPGPGAPAPQELGAADKHGDLL
- the LOC117976137 gene encoding golgin subfamily A member 8N isoform X2 gives rise to the protein MSVTTPCTVVGVIKSDDVSVYFVKTVKEDVAVGADGSHEYYCSSFQQLKEYWQKNSPRVPAGANRNRKTNGSIPETATSGGCQPPGDSPCQERAAVLDSTSVKISRLKNTIKSLKQQKKQVEHQLEEEKKANNERQKAERELEVQIQTLIIQKEELNTDLCHMERSLRYFEEESKDLAVRLQYSLQCKGELERALSAVIATEKKKANQLSSRSKARMEWWLEQSLRDQRLLKAQLTLLKKSFEKVQLQKDEYAASIKGERALWQQRMRKMSQEVYTLKTEKEHYMHRVEELERSLSKLKNQTAEPLPPEPPAVPSEVELQHLRKELERVAGELQAQVKNNQHISLLNRRQEERIREQEDRLRKQEERLQEQHEKLQQLAKPQSVFEEPERLEAASQQNQQLTAQPSLMALPGEGHGGEHLDSEGEEAPQPMPSVPEDLENREAMSSFMDHLEEKADLSELVKKKELRFIHHWRERCHQKIHHVLSEPGGRAKDAALGGGHHQAGAQGGDEGEAAGAAADGIAAYSNYNNGHRKFLAAAHNPADEPGPGAPAPQELGAADKHGDLL